From the Musa acuminata AAA Group cultivar baxijiao chromosome BXJ3-1, Cavendish_Baxijiao_AAA, whole genome shotgun sequence genome, the window TCCCAGATGAAGAAGCAAATCAAGGCATCCAGATTGGTTTCCATCAGGGTAATGCCTCTAAACCCTTGTTTTCCTTGAAATTCCCCGTTATCGGATTGAGCTGGATGTTTGTTTGATCCCGATAGGAGAAAATCGAGACGAACAGCAAGAATCTTCGGCTCCACACCTGCAATCTCTTTGATCTGGCTGCTGCGGCGGAAGCCGCCACGAGGAGCTCATCGAACCAGTCGAAAGGGGAGAACTTGCTATCGACTAGGATGGGAAGCGCTCCTTGTACGTTGAGCGGATGGGATGTGTTAAATGGATCGGGGGATAAGGAGGTCGTGCACAACCAGGAGGAGGTTTTGTCGTCGGGGACGGTGGTGATTGGAAATAATGGCGGCAACAAGAGTGTCGTGCGCCTCCTCAACCTTCCTTTTGTCGAAAAAATTCCACCATACACCACATGGATATTCTTAAACAAGTACTGAAGAATCTATCATTGTCACCATTTCTAAATTTTCTTTCACATTAGGTTTTACTTGCTGAAATCGGATCAAACGGAATTGTATCAAtacatttgtgtttttttttctgtTCCTTGTATATATGAACACCcaattaaaaagaagaaaattggaTATTGCAAAATTTTAGTCAAATGCCAAGTTGTAACATGTTCTTTGTTTACATGAATATAAAATGAGATGAATCAGGAAGTCAAGTGGTAAAATGCTGATTGGTTTGTTTTTGTTAActatttttttactatttaaaacAGTTACCTTTTTGGTAAAGATTTATGCTTTTTTAGCATGTTACATTTGTTTGTTTCAATCATGGAACAATTCTTGATACCTAAGTATTGTGCCTTGCATGGGTGGTCAAAATCAAGCTAAATCCTTAAGAAGTTGAGAACTTCAAGTATTGGTCTTGATATTTCTTTCGGTCTTTCTGAAAATACATCCTTACCATGCTAATATTGCCAGAAAATTGTGAAAAACATTCTGAAGTTAGTACATGGATATGCAATGAAAATTTTGCTACTTATTTGCCTGAACAACCGTTGCATTTGTTTGTTTATCACTTAAATCATGCTATTTGTGAACAATGTTCGTATCTCTCATGACCATTAATAATGATCAACATAAAATCATCTTTTGTTTTTCGTTGTCTTAGTCCAGATAATATGTAAGATGTGCATTCTATATTGACCTCAATCCAATAACGTACTGGCGGTACATACCAGTACGTCAGTAGACTATTTCCATTTCTAAATCGGTCGGTGATGacaaaaaaagagggagaagaaagaggtcCATGATAGAgatgaaagaagagggagaagaaaaaagaaaacttgaaGATTCACGACGATGAAGCCTCGACACTCAAGCTAACCTTACAAAATAATTTCTAATATATGCATAGCTTTCTTCCTAGTTACTTATTATTTCCTCTGCTACTGTTCTCTGTACATAATCAACACCTTTTGGTAGACAATCTATACCAGCTAAAGTTCCTCTTTTCGTAAGTTGCAATTTCTTGGTATTTGCTACACTAACACATTACACAATGCAGAAATCAACGAATGGCTGAAGATCAGTCTGTTGTTGGAAGGAGACGGATTTATTATGATCCAGTTGGCAACGAGGCACTCATCTGTAGTGATACTGATGAAGAAATTGCAGAACCAGAGGAAGAGAAACATGAATTCTCTGAAGGGGAAGATCAGATCTTGTGGTAAACATTGCTGCACCAATTATTTACCTTTCCTAGCAGGGCTTGTGATGCGTTGCACATAGCGGAAAGAATTATAGTGGTTCAAAACTGCATTTTCTTTTACATTGGAAATTGATATGCTATTCTACAATCTCCCTTCTTTGTTGCATATCAGCAATGCATCAAAAACCTTTGTTTCAAGTCAAAAATTATAGGATGTCCCCAACAGTGCTTCTTCACATACTAAGCCATGTCAAACTTTTGTGATATTTTGAATTTATTGTTTCAAAGCAGTGGCAAGTTTCATTAAATTTGCATGGTGAAACCTCAAGATATATTTCACTTTTCTTCCAGGAGTCTGAGATCTTACTTCTGTAACTACTTGACTTTACCAGTCCTTATATTGATAAAATCTCCTTGAATACTCCTCTATCTCTAGTTTCTTTTAGAACAAAAATAATCCACCAATAGTCCTATAACGGATTGAGTTACATAGTGCCCCCGAGGTCTGGAACCCCCTCTTTAATGGTTCACATTCATCATGCACACACATTCATAGGGATGTACGTCAAACACTAAATTTTGAACAAAATTTTCCCAGACAGCATGTATCTAGAGAGTCAGTAAGTTACTATTTGCAAGGACATATTGTCTGAGAAATATTTCTGCCAGGTTCAGTAATACTTATAAATCTTGGTCTCTTTTGATGGGAAGGGAATATAGTGAATTCGATTTACACCATATCAGTTACCACATAATACATATTTCAGTTGTAAACAAGATAGATGGTGTGAAATGTGATATTCGACTTTACACTTCTCTTATCAAATCACTTTAGGGGTCGAAGTGTTTTTCCATAAATGTTACAAGTTTTTTGTAtgattgattcatttggattaaATGGTTCtttgttctctttctttctttcttattatGATTAAAAGTCCTCAAATATTTCTAATCTGTTCATGTAAAATTTTCTTCGGAACATAATTACACTATGATAAATTGGAATAGAACATTATTCACCAGCATAAATGGTAGGTATGCTACCATTCTATGCACCTTTAAGTACTCAAAATTACTTGTTTAAACATGATAACTCTTACACTTTATTGTGCTTGGCCTACCCACAATTTATGAAGCATCAGTAGTTTTTCAAGTTTTTATGTCAGGTATCTCTCCCTTGGATGATGCTTTTTTCCAACTGGATATGAAAGATGTCTGTTGTTGTTCTCGTGGCTTTTTCTGAACCTCTTTTTAGGTCTGGCACCCCAAAGAATTTAGTTGAGCCTATTGCCATCCAGCCACTGCATTTCAACCTTCATACTGTCAGGCTCTCTTTTTCTTGACTATGGTGGGTTCGTTATGAACATTCGGTGCATACAAGAAAATCTTCCATAGGAGAATAAAAAATCCATCTAAATGCCAATTTATAATGCAGAATGTAAGCAATaaatatgatgaaaatcagaagctATAGACTATATGTGATGGTGCACTTGGTTTAAGTTTTCTTCAATATTGTCTAGGCTCTAGGTTGATTCAAAATTTGCAATGTATTTGGTAAACGAGTATATTTCAATTTGATATATACCATTGATGATTTCAGTATTTtagcttttctttctttgtttgatAACTTCCCTTTTCTGCTTGTTGGtgtaataataaaatttatctGCTTTggctgtgtaaaatcattatcagACAGTAAAATTATAAGAAGGTTGTTTTCATTATAATATCTATATTTACGGATGTCAAGTTGACTTGATGCTGACGGTTTATTTTTTCCTTTCATCTACACAATATAATATTTTCATCTTCTGTGTGCAGGAAGGCCATTCAAGAGCATGGGATTAATCAGGAAGTCCTCAATATTCTTCACCAATTTATTGATGCAACTCATGATGAAATTGAGGTATCTTGAATGACAGAAACATGAGAGCTTTAATGCATTAGTGATGAAAATTCGTTTCAGATGTCGTACTTTAAGATGCTTATAAATTTCAGCTTATACATAAAATTTCTTTTGCAGGATAGGTATGAAATGCTTCTGTCAAAACATAACAAGAAGCACAGAAGCGAGCCGAAAGATTCTGATGAAAAAGATTCAGAAGGAAGATTGTTTTCTGATAAGTCTCTCAATGCTGCTTTAGATTCTTTTGATAATCTCTTCTGTCGTCGTTGCTTGGTAGGTTTTAACTTCATTCCAACTTTTTTGTCTTCAAGAAGCTTCTCTTAAAGTTGGTTTACTCATTAGGCATGATACCTTCACTGACTAGATGCTACTGCTTGCAGATTTTTGATTGTAGACTTCATGGCTGTTCTCAGAACTTAGTCATCTCTGTGAGTCATATTCTTCAAAGTTTTCTTCTTCCAAGATTTTAAGaacattttatgatttttttataactGTTGCTTGACAGAACGAAAAGCAGTCTAGTGCTTTCGACCTTGAAGAAAATAGGAAACCTTGTGGTGATCAATGCTACCTTATGGTATGATTCACATACTTAGTGAAGCACTAAAATCCTTGAATGCTGTCTTTGGAGTATCTTTGTAATAAATTTTTGGTCAACCATAAAGAGAAATAGTTTTTTATTCATGATATCACTGAAAGAATGTTATGTGATCCCTGAACTCTTTGAATTTAGTGATTGCTTGGGATTAACGTTTGATGTTTGTGTGCTGCCAATTTTCTTATTGAATGGTGATCTTTGTTGTACAATCTTCTGTCAATAAATGATGTTTGCACTTGTAAAACATATTTAATGGTCATCTTAAAATTCTTGGATGGATGTTTTGAGCTAGGATGAGCATAGCGAAAGAAAATACTTGagaaatttatatacataaatgGCAATGATAAAAAGATAGATGGCCTTCAAAAATAGATGAGTTAATGTACTGGAATGAATTCTGATCTTTTTGCTGTTTAGTGATACAAAATTGAGTTCAAAATGTCAAAATTGAGTTCAAAAATAGATGAGTTCAAAATGTCAAATAACATTAGGTTTAGTGATACAAAATTGAGTGTAATGTGCTGTTAGATGCTTTTGCTGTTTAAGACTCCTAAGCATCACTTATGTTTCAGTTCATTCAAGGCTATGTTGTCAGTTGTTGGAGTCCTTTTGGTTTCAGGTGTGAGCTGGTTTGGGATTTAAGTGATGTGCTATTTAATCAAATGGCAACATTGTAATGGCATTGTACCATTGACTTGTTATTCATGATGATTCCAGCTACTATCTTGATGTATGGATTATTGTTGAGGAGCTTCAGTATTgtttttttcatttgtgtaacagAGAGGCTAACAGATAATAAAAAATCGAAGTATATGCTTGTGAATGCCTAAAACATCATATCATCATGAGTAGGTAAATTAACTCATGTGCTCATAATTTAGTTAGGAAAGTTACTGCAGTTGAACCTTGTGAAAACAATATTGAGCAGGTGAATAAGACTGTTTTTTCCTTTCCTTATTAGGGTGAACACCTTGGTATGTTAGGTTGCAGATGGCATACAGAGGACTATTTAGGATGTGAGAGATACAGCTGGACTTCTTTGTTCATTTAACAATCAAAGAAATAGCTGACATGTTTTTTCATCTTTTTTCAGAGAAAAGAAGATTGTCAAGCTCAATCAAGTGGTACTTTTGGTACCAAATTTACACATGAGATAGAACCTAAAACATTAGCAGAGGGACTTGATAATTCATTACCCTCTGAATCTGAAGACTCAAATCCTGATGATGAGAATGCGAAACCAGTTGCTTCTGAGAAAATATGCACTAATATTAACACGCCCATCATTTTGTCCGAAACTTCCAATAGAACGGGTAAACaagattctgaagatactgatgATATAGACACCACATCAGATGTTCCACTGAAAAATATAGACAAGCACAAGACATCAAATAATGGAAAGAGATTACTGGGAGAACATGAGCCTGGCGAAGTAAATTTGATGGCTTCTGACAAAAAGCGGAAGAAACCATCTTACTCAGAGGTTCCTTCGATGCATGAGGATTTCTCAGACAGACATCCCGATTCAAGCACTGGTAGTAAATGTCCGGATTTTGAGTCACCTGCTCCAAATCAACAACTGGAGAAAGTTATAGACAAGTATGTTGAACAGCCTACTGGGAACGATGTTCGTGTTGGTAGCAGCAGTAATACTATAGAAGACCTAACAAAAGGTATTACTCAAGTTACCATGATAAAGACCTCTTGCTCTAACAGGAATGAAACCGCTCATGATTGGAACACTATGGAGAAAGATCTATACTTGAAGGGGATAGAGATATTTGGAGAAAACTGGTATGCTACTAAATCCTTATCTTGTTTACCATTTAGTCAAAAGAATATAATGTTTTGGAGACATTTTTTATAAGATGAATAGTGTAAAGAGATAACTTATATGTAaaatacatttttaaaaatataatgcttGATTGTCCCATTCTTGTTGCTTTTCCATGGTTCCTGAAGGACATAGTGACTTACCTCTGTTATTAAATTGTCAAGCAAGATGTGTTCTATTGATCTTTGGATAAAAAGAAATGCCACCTGGTAAGTCAGTACATGGGTAGAGGTGACTTTATGTTAATGTTGATGCATTTACTGGTAACGCTATCCTGCTCATTGTCAAGTGAATGATAGATGCATTTAAGAATTACATTCTGTTCTTTGTAGCTAACAATGTAAACAAGAGCTAGAAGGATTAACTTTGCAATATCTGTTGTTCATGAAGACTTCAGTCATAATGAGTTCCATGAGTTCTATGAAAAATAGAACTGGTGCAAGGGCAGTTTGGAGAATTATCACATAATGACTCTATATTCTTGTCATTTGTGTCTCTTTTAGTTATTTTTTAGCCCAAACGAAGAGCTGAagctaatttttaaattttagtccACACATCTGTATTGATGGTTGTTGTCCCAGTTGGTTTGTTTGTTATTCATGTCATTAATCTGCATTCATTTAATGCTCATTCTCTGCAGTTGCCTCATAGCAAGAAACCTACTTTCTGGCCTGAAGACATGCATGGAAGTTGCAAATTACATGGCCAGCTATGGAGCTTCCCTAGCGAGCAGACCCATCTTAGCAAATTCATGCTTTGATGACAGTGGGAGGACAGATCAGGAACATATGGTGCGTTGTAAAACACCAGCATATTTGACATTACAATGGCAAACTTCCTGTTACAGGGAAATGATTGAAATTATTAGATTATTCTACAACATAAGGAAATAATAATTTACTACATGGTTTGTTTTACCGGTCCATACCGATAGACTGGTATATGCCACACGTACCAATCTCCTATCGAACCAGTATGTATCGCCCGTAGCAAGTGGTATGTCACGGTTTGGCGAACCTTGATTTACTAACCTTTGGTTGAGTAGGGTGACTCTTAAAACTGTCTGAATTATGCAACTGTCAACTAGAAAATTAATGAAACCTCTGCAAGGAAAtttttcctcaccatctcttagcTTACATGGTTCTAAAGTTATAAAATAGTCATTTGGGAAACCTGAGGAAGGAATGGGACAACTCTGAAGGAACTGTATGCAAATACATGTTCTTAATCTCTAATCAGAAGAATAGTCAATTGCCTAGTGTGGTTGTGTTTTCATGGTAATGTCTTTCTCAATACCAACCAAGCGATCTGGTTGGCTTCCCTTTTTGAAACTCATTTTCCTCGTCAacgttttctttttttctaatgAGCTTTTGGACTACCCTAGAAGTTTATAATTAAGATCCAAAtgcaaacataaaaaaaatattggcaaTATTTGGAATTTGTTAAGTAAACTGATTTTGTCGACTTCTATATATTGTCTCTCATTGCACTGCATATTGTTGACTCTTTCAGCTCCTACAGGAATACAATAAATTCTGAGGTTGTAAATCAAACTAATTTTCTCTGTGCATTATCATTTTCCTCTCTTCTCTATATAACTTCTCTAATTTAGCTAAGAAGCTGTTAGGTAACTACGGATGCTTAATAGTTGCTCTCCAACTCTGGACACATTATTTATGCAGATGGTTTTATATATCAAATATATCAAGTTCTAGATGCTTACTCTAAATGAGTTGATGTTAACATTGTAGGATCAAGATATGCCCACAAGAACACGAATATTGCGAAGAAGGGGAAAAACACGGAAGCTTAAATACACCTGGAAATCTGCTGGCTACCCTTATATTCGCAAAAGAATTGCTGATGGTAAACAGCAGTCATGTAAACAGTACACACCATGTGGTTGCCAACAAATGTGTGGGAAACAGTGCCCTTGTATGCACAACGGAACTTGCTGTGAGAAGTATTGTGGGTATGCTATTTTTTCATCAATCTATAAACAATTATATATACAGTAACTTTCTTCTTTGAACAAtattttttacatgaaaattaAGACATTATATTCAGAATATAACATGCTAGGCTGTGGTTTGAGTTTATGTTGACGTACGCAATTGTAAATGGGAATCAGAAGTGATATGTTGAATTCCTATTGGAGGAAATGATATAAGATTGCTGTGAGCTTTTGTAGGTCATCTGGAAGTATAATTGTCATTTCTGGTTcatttatgagttttttttttatgcaggTGTTCAAAGGGTTGCAAAAACCGATTCCGAGGATGCCATTGTGCCAAGAGTCAGTGCAGAAGCCGGCAGTGTCCTTGCTTTGCAGCGGGTCGTGAATGCGATCCTGATGTCTGCAGGAATTGTTGGGTTAGGTAATTTTGTTGTTCTCTgataattttcttcatttttaatgATTTTAGTCAATTGAGTTTATGAATCCTTTATTATGCATGACCAAGCATCATCCTTTGCTGTGGAAGAACTTTATGTGCACAAATCATGTTAGATTTCCAGATTATCATGTTACTATAAAGAGTATCCTCAGTTTCTATTAAGTGAATATAAAACAAGGCTGGTTTAGTTGTTTCATAGAGCCTGCAAATCTGGTTACTGGAATAAAATTGTTTCCTCCTTTAGTGTCTATGCCCTAATTAATTTTGTGTTTTATTGGTCATGGTTTTGTTGTGCCAGAACAGTTCTTGGTGCTTCTACTCTTGTTGTTGATGGAATTTTGGAGAAACGAAAGCAAGTacaaatatattgatattttcaCTAAATCATCCtatttaattttttgaaataAGTTTGACAGAAAGAGTAGATCTAATGTAGTTTTCTTTCTAGGAGCTAGATGATTATACTATTGTAGGGCATAATATACACAAGAAAATGCTTTCTACTTGTGCAGCTGTGGAGATGGTTCCCTAGGTGAGCCACCAGATCGAGGTGATGGCTATCACTGTGGCAACATGAAGCTCCTTCTAAAGCAGCAGGAAAGAGTGAGTGTGCACTACTGTTGCAATGTTACATCATCTTTTATGGCGCTTTATACCAAAATACTATGCGTACTAGTTCTACTTCTCTTTTCCGTTTGCATAGATTTTGTTGGCAAGGTCCGATGTTGCTGGATGGGGAGCCTTTATTAGGGTTAGTAGATCGACGATAGGTATTACATTTGCTGTAATTTTGACATTGTAATTAATACTCCCCTCATGTGGTTAATAGAATCCGGTTAACAAGAATGATTATCTCGGAGAATACACTGGTGAATTGATTTCCCATAGAGAAGCAGATAAACGGGGGAAGATTTATGACCGTGCAAActcatcttttctttttgacTTGAATGATCAGGTACCATCTTGGCTGTTTCTACTAAATTTCCATTCAAAATTGGACGTCAGATTTTATTACATGTGATATTCAATCAAGCAATAGATCTGTGTATCCCTGACTCTCATTGCTCTTCTTGTTGACCTGACAAGAAGCATATAATTCACTGGATATAGTTCGTTGTTGATAGAAGATTATTTTTATCCTTTTGTAACATAAATGTGCCTGTTGCTTATATGCAGTATGTATTGGATGCTTATCGCAAGGGTGACAAGCTGAAGTTTGCAAATCATTCATCGAATCCAAATTGCTATGCCAAGGTATGCTCAGTCTTGGTATTTTCATGATTAGATTTTTATTATAGATCGTGGAGTAGCATAAGTTGGATTAAACCATGGGTTGAACTATAGAGTAAAAGGTTTTCAAGTCTCTTTTTCGCATAAAACCTCCAGAAAGTTATGAGAAAAATGGAGGCATGAGTCAGTAGTAAAACACTATGGAGAACGAGAGGCACCATGTCTAATTATCATCAAATTATAAGCAAGTGTCATTGCAGCCAGACCAACCTTTTTATGCCCACTCAGAATCGTCTAGGAAACAAGTTTAATGATTTCGTCAATTGATATTTCTcacttaaaaatttttatatgcTCCACATGAATTGTTTTGTTCATACTAATATTACCATTGACTT encodes:
- the LOC135629581 gene encoding histone-lysine N-methyltransferase EZ3-like isoform X2, which translates into the protein MVTSSRAGDASSNRSKRVEGEQGREGIANLSWKLSQMKKQIKASRLVSIREKIETNSKNLRLHTCNLFDLAAAAEAATRSSSNQSKGENLLSTRMGSAPCTLSGWDVLNGSGDKEVVHNQEEVLSSGTVVIGNNGGNKSVVRLLNLPFVEKIPPYTTWIFLNKNQRMAEDQSVVGRRRIYYDPVGNEALICSDTDEEIAEPEEEKHEFSEGEDQILWKAIQEHGINQEVLNILHQFIDATHDEIEDRYEMLLSKHNKKHRSEPKDSDEKDSEGRLFSDKSLNAALDSFDNLFCRRCLIFDCRLHGCSQNLVISNEKQSSAFDLEENRKPCGDQCYLMRKEDCQAQSSGTFGTKFTHEIEPKTLAEGLDNSLPSESEDSNPDDENAKPVASEKICTNINTPIILSETSNRTGKQDSEDTDDIDTTSDVPLKNIDKHKTSNNGKRLLGEHEPGEVNLMASDKKRKKPSYSEVPSMHEDFSDRHPDSSTGSKCPDFESPAPNQQLEKVIDKYVEQPTGNDVRVGSSSNTIEDLTKGITQVTMIKTSCSNRNETAHDWNTMEKDLYLKGIEIFGENCCLIARNLLSGLKTCMEVANYMASYGASLASRPILANSCFDDSGRTDQEHMDQDMPTRTRILRRRGKTRKLKYTWKSAGYPYIRKRIADGKQQSCKQYTPCGCQQMCGKQCPCMHNGTCCEKYCGCSKGCKNRFRGCHCAKSQCRSRQCPCFAAGRECDPDVCRNCWVSCGDGSLGEPPDRGDGYHCGNMKLLLKQQERNPVNKNDYLGEYTGELISHREADKRGKIYDRANSSFLFDLNDQYVLDAYRKGDKLKFANHSSNPNCYAKVMLVAGDHRVGIFAKEHVEAGEELFYDYRYGPDQAPAWARKPEGSKRDDSSVSHSRAHKVA
- the LOC135629581 gene encoding histone-lysine N-methyltransferase EZ3-like isoform X1; its protein translation is MVTSSRAGDASSNRSKRVEGEQGREGIANLSWKLSQMKKQIKASRLVSIREKIETNSKNLRLHTCNLFDLAAAAEAATRSSSNQSKGENLLSTRMGSAPCTLSGWDVLNGSGDKEVVHNQEEVLSSGTVVIGNNGGNKSVVRLLNLPFVEKIPPYTTWIFLNKNQRMAEDQSVVGRRRIYYDPVGNEALICSDTDEEIAEPEEEKHEFSEGEDQILWKAIQEHGINQEVLNILHQFIDATHDEIEDRYEMLLSKHNKKHRSEPKDSDEKDSEGRLFSDKSLNAALDSFDNLFCRRCLIFDCRLHGCSQNLVISNEKQSSAFDLEENRKPCGDQCYLMRKEDCQAQSSGTFGTKFTHEIEPKTLAEGLDNSLPSESEDSNPDDENAKPVASEKICTNINTPIILSETSNRTGKQDSEDTDDIDTTSDVPLKNIDKHKTSNNGKRLLGEHEPGEVNLMASDKKRKKPSYSEVPSMHEDFSDRHPDSSTGSKCPDFESPAPNQQLEKVIDKYVEQPTGNDVRVGSSSNTIEDLTKGITQVTMIKTSCSNRNETAHDWNTMEKDLYLKGIEIFGENCCLIARNLLSGLKTCMEVANYMASYGASLASRPILANSCFDDSGRTDQEHMDQDMPTRTRILRRRGKTRKLKYTWKSAGYPYIRKRIADGKQQSCKQYTPCGCQQMCGKQCPCMHNGTCCEKYCGCSKGCKNRFRGCHCAKSQCRSRQCPCFAAGRECDPDVCRNCWVSCGDGSLGEPPDRGDGYHCGNMKLLLKQQERILLARSDVAGWGAFIRNPVNKNDYLGEYTGELISHREADKRGKIYDRANSSFLFDLNDQYVLDAYRKGDKLKFANHSSNPNCYAKVMLVAGDHRVGIFAKEHVEAGEELFYDYRYGPDQAPAWARKPEGSKRDDSSVSHSRAHKVA
- the LOC135629581 gene encoding histone-lysine N-methyltransferase EZ3-like isoform X3 yields the protein MKKQIKASRLVSIREKIETNSKNLRLHTCNLFDLAAAAEAATRSSSNQSKGENLLSTRMGSAPCTLSGWDVLNGSGDKEVVHNQEEVLSSGTVVIGNNGGNKSVVRLLNLPFVEKIPPYTTWIFLNKNQRMAEDQSVVGRRRIYYDPVGNEALICSDTDEEIAEPEEEKHEFSEGEDQILWKAIQEHGINQEVLNILHQFIDATHDEIEDRYEMLLSKHNKKHRSEPKDSDEKDSEGRLFSDKSLNAALDSFDNLFCRRCLIFDCRLHGCSQNLVISNEKQSSAFDLEENRKPCGDQCYLMRKEDCQAQSSGTFGTKFTHEIEPKTLAEGLDNSLPSESEDSNPDDENAKPVASEKICTNINTPIILSETSNRTGKQDSEDTDDIDTTSDVPLKNIDKHKTSNNGKRLLGEHEPGEVNLMASDKKRKKPSYSEVPSMHEDFSDRHPDSSTGSKCPDFESPAPNQQLEKVIDKYVEQPTGNDVRVGSSSNTIEDLTKGITQVTMIKTSCSNRNETAHDWNTMEKDLYLKGIEIFGENCCLIARNLLSGLKTCMEVANYMASYGASLASRPILANSCFDDSGRTDQEHMDQDMPTRTRILRRRGKTRKLKYTWKSAGYPYIRKRIADGKQQSCKQYTPCGCQQMCGKQCPCMHNGTCCEKYCGCSKGCKNRFRGCHCAKSQCRSRQCPCFAAGRECDPDVCRNCWVSCGDGSLGEPPDRGDGYHCGNMKLLLKQQERILLARSDVAGWGAFIRNPVNKNDYLGEYTGELISHREADKRGKIYDRANSSFLFDLNDQYVLDAYRKGDKLKFANHSSNPNCYAKVMLVAGDHRVGIFAKEHVEAGEELFYDYRYGPDQAPAWARKPEGSKRDDSSVSHSRAHKVA